From Anopheles funestus chromosome 3RL, idAnoFuneDA-416_04, whole genome shotgun sequence, a single genomic window includes:
- the LOC125771898 gene encoding N-alpha-acetyltransferase 60 isoform X2: MAQSFTWFPVNHLGSTKNNERLHNSYEYPSVPLCSANDVQLRFLCPDDLEEVRTLCQDWFPIDYPLSWYVDITSSTRFFALAAIYNFSIIGLIVAEIKSYSKLNKEDRGILPESMGRDAEIGYILSLGVHRKYRQNGIGSLLLDSLINHLTTAERHKVKAIFLHVLTTNRTAILFYERRGFVLHSFLPYYYSIRGKCKDGFTYVSYINGGHSPWSLYDYLKYWCSQILTAGGLCPWICGRMRTAFRWVCYRTVGRFNLQQDE, encoded by the exons ATGGCTCAATCATTTACTTG GTTTCCAGTGAACCACCTTGGCAGCACAAAAAACAACGAGCGTCTTCATAACTCATACGAATATCCGTCGGTACCACTGTGTTCAGCGAACGATGTGCAGCTACGCTTTCTCTGCCCGGACGATCTCGAGGAGGTACGGACCTTGTGTCAGGATTGGTTCCCCATCGATTATCCTCTTTCGTGGTACGTGGACATTACGTCCAGTACGCGCTTTTTCGCGCTGGCAGCCATTTACAACTTCAGCATCATTGGGCTAATCGTGGCGGAGATCAAATCGTACAGCAAGCTTAACAAAGAG GATCGGGGCATTCTTCCGGAATCGATGGGTCGGGATGCAGAGATTGGGTACATTTTGTCGTTGGGAGTACATCGAAAGTACCGCCAAAACGGTATTGGTTCGCTGTTGCTCGATTCCCTAATCAACCACCTAACGACTGCGGAGCGGCACAAAGTGAAGGCAATATTTCTGCACGTACTAACCACGAATCGTACCGCCATACTTTTCTACGAACGAAGAGG GTTTGTCCTTCATTCCTTTTTGCCTTACTACTACTCGATACGCGGTAAATGCAAAGATGGTTTCACCTACGTGTCCTACATTAATGGGGGCCATTCGCCATGGAGTTTATA CGATTATTTGAAGTACTGGTGCTCGCAAATTCTAACTGCCGGTGGACTTTGTCCGTGGATCTGCGGTCGTATGCGGACGGCGTTTCGATGGGTATGCTACCGTACGGTCGGACGATTTAACCTGCAGCAGGATGAATAG
- the LOC125771898 gene encoding N-alpha-acetyltransferase 60 isoform X1 has translation MAQSFTWFPVNHLGSTKNNERLHNSYEYPSVPLCSANDVQLRFLCPDDLEEVRTLCQDWFPIDYPLSWYVDITSSTRFFALAAIYNFSIIGLIVAEIKSYSKLNKECALFRPQDRGILPESMGRDAEIGYILSLGVHRKYRQNGIGSLLLDSLINHLTTAERHKVKAIFLHVLTTNRTAILFYERRGFVLHSFLPYYYSIRGKCKDGFTYVSYINGGHSPWSLYDYLKYWCSQILTAGGLCPWICGRMRTAFRWVCYRTVGRFNLQQDE, from the exons ATGGCTCAATCATTTACTTG GTTTCCAGTGAACCACCTTGGCAGCACAAAAAACAACGAGCGTCTTCATAACTCATACGAATATCCGTCGGTACCACTGTGTTCAGCGAACGATGTGCAGCTACGCTTTCTCTGCCCGGACGATCTCGAGGAGGTACGGACCTTGTGTCAGGATTGGTTCCCCATCGATTATCCTCTTTCGTGGTACGTGGACATTACGTCCAGTACGCGCTTTTTCGCGCTGGCAGCCATTTACAACTTCAGCATCATTGGGCTAATCGTGGCGGAGATCAAATCGTACAGCAAGCTTAACAAAGAG TGCGCTTTGTTCCGTCCACAGGATCGGGGCATTCTTCCGGAATCGATGGGTCGGGATGCAGAGATTGGGTACATTTTGTCGTTGGGAGTACATCGAAAGTACCGCCAAAACGGTATTGGTTCGCTGTTGCTCGATTCCCTAATCAACCACCTAACGACTGCGGAGCGGCACAAAGTGAAGGCAATATTTCTGCACGTACTAACCACGAATCGTACCGCCATACTTTTCTACGAACGAAGAGG GTTTGTCCTTCATTCCTTTTTGCCTTACTACTACTCGATACGCGGTAAATGCAAAGATGGTTTCACCTACGTGTCCTACATTAATGGGGGCCATTCGCCATGGAGTTTATA CGATTATTTGAAGTACTGGTGCTCGCAAATTCTAACTGCCGGTGGACTTTGTCCGTGGATCTGCGGTCGTATGCGGACGGCGTTTCGATGGGTATGCTACCGTACGGTCGGACGATTTAACCTGCAGCAGGATGAATAG
- the LOC125771898 gene encoding N-alpha-acetyltransferase 60 isoform X3 encodes MAQSFTWFPVNHLGSTKNNERLHNSYEYPSVPLCSANDVQLRFLCPDDLEEVRTLCQDWFPIDYPLSWYVDITSSTRFFALAAIYNFSIIGLIVAEIKSYSKLNKECALFRPQDRGILPESMGRDAEIGYILSLGVHRKYRQNGIGSLLLDSLINHLTTAERHKVKAIFLHVLTTNRTAILFYERRGFVLHSFLPYYYSIRGKCKDGFTYVSYINGGHSPWSLYGARKF; translated from the exons ATGGCTCAATCATTTACTTG GTTTCCAGTGAACCACCTTGGCAGCACAAAAAACAACGAGCGTCTTCATAACTCATACGAATATCCGTCGGTACCACTGTGTTCAGCGAACGATGTGCAGCTACGCTTTCTCTGCCCGGACGATCTCGAGGAGGTACGGACCTTGTGTCAGGATTGGTTCCCCATCGATTATCCTCTTTCGTGGTACGTGGACATTACGTCCAGTACGCGCTTTTTCGCGCTGGCAGCCATTTACAACTTCAGCATCATTGGGCTAATCGTGGCGGAGATCAAATCGTACAGCAAGCTTAACAAAGAG TGCGCTTTGTTCCGTCCACAGGATCGGGGCATTCTTCCGGAATCGATGGGTCGGGATGCAGAGATTGGGTACATTTTGTCGTTGGGAGTACATCGAAAGTACCGCCAAAACGGTATTGGTTCGCTGTTGCTCGATTCCCTAATCAACCACCTAACGACTGCGGAGCGGCACAAAGTGAAGGCAATATTTCTGCACGTACTAACCACGAATCGTACCGCCATACTTTTCTACGAACGAAGAGG GTTTGTCCTTCATTCCTTTTTGCCTTACTACTACTCGATACGCGGTAAATGCAAAGATGGTTTCACCTACGTGTCCTACATTAATGGGGGCCATTCGCCATGGAGTTTATA TGGTGCTCGCAAATTCTAA